GTTAGaacctgtttattttttctcttattaaCTGTAAGAAAATAATCAGCTGTAtcttaaattgtatttctttctttgcccTTACACCCCTGACTCAAACGAGTTCTGATCTCATGTGAATGCAAAGGAATGCATTTCGTCAGCCTGGCTATTGGTTTAAATACGAGGACATTCTTCACTCTCCAGCGAGTCGAAATACTTGTTTCTCCAATGACTAAACATATTGGCATATGTGGAATACACTTTTATTCTCTTTCCCAAAAAGCCACGCTCTTACTGTATAGAAGAAACAAGCCGTTTGTACCTTACCTAAAATTTTGATAACTTCCTATTAaatttggagggaaaaaacccacgaCTTTTTAGAAATCTACCGCTTTTGATCCACTTCTGGTttcaccttctctttcttttctgttcatagAGCATCTGCACTGTTCTGGGCATAACGTGCCCAGGTATTTTGTTGACTTCTCTTGCTGTTTTACGTGGCCTTGTACAGACCTGCATTTCTTCATACTTTCACTTTTTCTGCCCAAAGCTCTATTCGTTTTGGTTAAGTTTATATCCACTTGCTGATCTTACTAGCTGTATATTCATCCATCCAACCATGTGCAACTGCCCTAATGTGTTGCCCtggctatttttttcccaaagttatCAATTCTTGTTTCCAAGGCTGCCCCTGAATCCTTGAGAAAAAGGTTATAGTTCTCGAGGGCAGCCTCCAGCACAAGGAACAAGGAAGTGCAGGGAGGATGGGGGGCTGCAGAAGCCCTGGTTTAGGGCGGCTCAGGTTGGTGCCATGTTTCTCCGTTAGTTACCCTACCTTTCACCGACAGCCAGCGATGGACAGAACTGTACCTCTCGCCCCTCGGGTTTCTTGATTTGCTAGGCGAGTGCAGGACACTCGGGCACAAAGTGCTGCTGTAGCTGATctcaataaataaacaaatagttGTTGAGTGAAAAGATTGGTTCCTCCTGTTCTGATAGTCCAGAGGGCTTGCCAACACCTAGAATGAATTAATTGTTTCATCCTGGGAAGACTCATGTATGTATCTGGTATTTCCCAGGAGAGGGGATAACCATCAGAAATGCTTAATTATTTAATGTTGGGTTTGGATTCAGCTGGATGGACACATACTTTTAACCTGAATTTTCAATATCTCTGTATATCTTCTACGTAAAAGTTATCTAACTTGTCTTTTATTGGGTTCTGCTCTTGTCTCTCCCACCCATTTAGGTGAGCGTAACTGATACCAGACGggagatttatttttcctgtttgaacAGACAAGAGGTAGCCAAAATACTTCATTCTTCCCATTACAAATACGGGTTTTACTACTTATtaatatttcttcctctcctttagCTGTTTATGTTTCTGTATCCAAGTCCCGTCCCCCCCGCCCATGCCTTTTCAGAACTCTTTAGTCCCggctctgctttgctctttaaGCCTCAGCAAATCACTTGCACCTTTGTGAATCGCATTGCCCATCATGAAACAGAGATCCTTGCCTACATGTAAGATATCATTTATACAGTAGCTTAGAAGGGGTTACTAAAGCGTGATATACAGATATTAGAGGAAAATATCTGTTAAGAGACATCTACTGTTGCATCTGTGCATCTACTGTTAAGTTTTACATGGAagttatttgcttttcagagtGTAAAAAAATGGATTTGGCCAACCATGGACTTATTCTGCTGCAGCAACTAAATGCTCAGAGAGAGTTCGGTTTCCTGTGTGACTGCACAGTTGCCATTGGTGATGTCTACTTCAAGGCACACAAATCGGTCCTTGCTTCTTTCTCCAACTACTTCAAGATGTTGTTTGTTCATCAAACCAGGTAACTATAAAAAGGTtcactgtttaaatgtttttcagttaGCTACGGTAAGGAGGTCTAGCAACATTTTGAAACCTGGAAATGTTCTTTTTGCTTCTTGCTATGACATAAGGCATATGGAATCCAGTCTTATCTGCAAACTAGAATCTCAGTTTAAAACATGTTAAAGTTGAACTGTGATTCGTTAACACTAATGTTATAATTTAGCACAAGTTCTTTATCCTTTAAAAAGCATAGAATTCCTAGAATTGAATATTTAAAGGATCCCGTCTTCACTCTTGCACTTTCCTTCCCCCACTCACTATCCTCTACTCTGTCTTGGCGCTGTTCTTGACATTTCCTAACATTAGATACAACCCAGTAAGTACTTGCTAGGAGATTTTGAGAAATGGACTTATAAAAGAGGttaatatgtttcattttttttacagtttagcAAAGTCAGTTAAATAGTAAAATACTACATAGTGTCGGAAAATAAGGGAgtttgtgtttcttccttttttttttttttttttttttttgcgggcaGCCTTACATGGAGGGcattgaaaaaataacaaaagtgtaagactgttttaaagatttttttggtcttttctttttcccagttaTTTGAACTGTCTCAAAAATTTTATGTTAAGTGAGTGAAAGTCTTAACTCTCTGGCTAAGAGTTCTTAGCCAAAAGTAAACATGCAGGACAGAAGTGCACTTGCACTTCTGAGACAGAACTGCAGGCAGATGTATCAGTCTTGATGCTCCATCAAGAGCACACAGTCATGTCTGGAAGACAGCATTGCAAACTTTACTTTTGAGGAATATATCTGAATTCAAAAGCAGTCAGAGAGAGAGCTCAGGAAGGGTGCACCTCAAGAAACGTAAGAATTGGCTATCATTTCCGCCTCAGCTTGGTAGCCTACTGTGGTTAGAGCATTCAGACCGCAGTGCACAGTCATGtccatttctgtcttttatttaatgtttgtttAACGTAAGAGCTACAAATAACTCTGAAAAACAATTAGAATCCCAGATCCTCTCCTGTTAGCTAACTGGCCTAACCAAGATgttcctgattttctttcttcttctgtgaacCTTGCCTCTCTTTCTGCACAGAGATCCAGCTTCAGCCGGAGGAGTGGTGGGTGTTTCAGTCCAGAGTATCCTAAGGGGTGATGCACAGGGCGTGCTCTCAGCTGGAGGATGGTGTTGGTTTCAGTCCTGTTAGGCTGAAGAGGGCGTCACAGCCAACGCGTCTCCCTTTGTTGAGCGCTCTAACCGAGGGACTGTTAGGCTGACCAGGCGTACCGCTGGTGCTACTGTTTCTTCCTCCCTGTTCAAGGAACGACGCTACCGTTCTGCTTTGTAATCCACGGGTTAGATGTGCCCAGGCTACACCTGTTGCATCAGATCACACCCTGTCCCGCATGGTTTCTGGATCGTAACGCAGTTGAGACAAGGTGATACCACACACTTGCAGAACTGTAGCTGTAAACACTAGCAGAACATAGAAGCCAAACAGGCAAGTGCCAGATGAATTTTAGGTGTTTTCAGGGCTAAGCACTGAGAAAAATTTAATGGACTGTGGATTTAGGGTCCAGTGCTAGCAGATTTTAATTTAGCTACAGACATGTTTGAATCCAACCAAAAAAAGAGGACAAATATCTTTGCaatttacaaaatatattaatatgtGACAACAAATCTATAACATAACAGCAATTTAGAAGGGTGTAGATTGCAATGGGACAGCTTTGTCTTTCAAGCCAGTTactttcctgaggaaaaaaatgtcatcTTTCAAGTGGCCAATAAGATTAGCTCTTTTACGTTAAAGCATTTCTCTATGTTTATTGCAGATTGTGTCTCTTGAATTTAAGTAGATGCCTCTGATTTTTATCAATGCTTGAATAACCTAGATCtgctaaaaaatatttccttatctCTTATTGATCATTTTGTTTCACCTTTCAGTGAATGTGTCCGTTTGAAAGCGACTGACATACAGCCAGATATCTTCAGTTATCTCTTGCATTTGATGTACACTGGGAAGATGGCACCGCAACTCATTGACCCAGTTCGACTAGAGCAGGGAATAAAGTTTCTGCATGCATATCCACTAATTCAAGAGGCCAGCCTTGCAAGTCAGGGAACTTTTTCTCACCCGGATCAAGTTTTTCCATTAGCATCTTCATTATATGGCATTCAGATTGCAGATCACCAGATAAGACATCCCAGTAAGGTTACATCAGCAACGGACAAACTCGGGCGAGAACCAAGGCCACAGACATCACGGATGAACCAAGAGCAGGTTTCTGAAGGCTCACAGCTCTCGCAGTTAGCTACAACTCTGCCACAAGTGACCCGGACAAATATGTCCTCTTCTGACCCACTGCCATCTTCTTTATCTCCAGAATTGGTATCTGCTGCTGGTAATAATTCACCTGCAGGAGAGGAGGCCAACATGGAAGCATCTTCTTCAGATGAACAGCCTGCCTCACTCACAATAGCACACGTCAAGCCAAGCATTATGAAAAGGAACGGAAGTTTCCCAAAATACTATGCCTGCCACCTCTGCGGTCGCCGGTTCAATTTGCGAAGTAGTTTGCGTGAGCACCTGCAGATCCACACGGGAGTTCCCTTCACGTCTAGCCAGCAGGGAGAGAGTAATATCTCTTTGTCTCTCTGTAACAACACAGCTGATAAAGATGCCGTGGAAGTGCCTGAAGCAGGGATGATTAGTGACAGCGAGCTGCAGCAGATCTCAGACTCCCCAATAATTGATGGGCAGCAGCAGTCAGAGACGCCGCCCCCCTCCGATATTGCAGACATAGACAACTTGGAGCAGGCAGACCAAGAGAGGGAAGTAAAAAGACGGAAATACGAATGTTCCATCTGTGGTCGCAAATTTATTCAGAAAAGCCACTGGAGGGAGCACATGTACATACACACTGGCAAGCCCTTCAAGTGCAGCACTTGTGACAAAAGCTTTTGTAGGGCTAACCAGGCTGCCAGACACGTGTGCCTAAACCAGAGCATGGACACGTACACGATGGTGGACAAACAGACTCTGGAACTCTGTACTTTTGAGGAAGGCAGTCAAATGGACAACATGCTAGTACAGACCAACAAGCCCTACAAATGTAACTTGTGTGACAAAACGTTTTCGACTCCCAATGAAGTAGTCAAACATTCGTGCCAAAATCAAAACTCTGTCTTTACACTAGAAGAAGATCGCTCCATTCTGCTAGGTGGTGGGGACACAGAAGCCACAGAGACTGATAATGCAGTGTTAGCCTCCATCAAAAAGGAGCAGGAAGCAGTGTTGTTAGACTGAATGTGAAATCTATatcaattttttaaagtttctttactcattttttattaaatcaattttttcctccccccacctcTTACCTCACTTACCCCTGCCATCTTTTCCACCAgcctccttcccaccctttgTCTTCAGCCACCAGAACTGTACTGGCACGTTAGGAAATTGGACTTTGCCTCtcccaccaaaacaaacaaaaaggtctTGCATCAAACCACAACGTAATTGATTTTAATACAAAGGAACGTGTGAAAAAATAATCCAGCTAACTATGTTGATAGTATTAGTTAATCCAAATTTAatagattttaaacaaaatttagattGCTTAAAAGTGTATTTAGATACAATGATGAGTGTAATGAGAAACAGAGTATCAGTTTGGTAAgcaaagaatatatatatatattagttcCCTGGTAAAAGGCATTTCGAGAAGATCTGGCAAATTAAACACCATGCTTTTTAGGAGTCCACATGCAAGTTGATTAAGGTTGTAACTTAAAATCCTCAGAACTTTTCTCAATGAATGCAAAAATCTCTGTTCATTGAGTTAAAAAGAGCTGAGGGTGTTGGGTTGCTTTTAGCCTTATGTTTTCCTTCAAGTATGCCTTTGGGTATCTGTTTCAGATAGCATCGTTGAGTCAAGCAAAGTAGTTACTTAGTCAAATTTTGACTTAAGTAGCTGTAATAATAATGTGATGGcaatctttatatatatataaaaaatactgtatatgtataaagatttttatatatatatatatatatatatagaaagtgtttgtgtgtatatttgGTACAGGTAAATAAATGCACACATCCTTTTTAAGTAACTGGCCGTCTACTCTCAGATTCAGCCCAGAAAGTCTTTTAGTTGTTTGACAAAACTGGTCATTGCACAggttatttttaatcaaatttaaaaCGTCCTGAGCTGTGTGCATTTTTATTGGCCTGTTGAAGAGAAGCTGATAGGTAAGTGTTGTCACCCAAGCTACAAAGGAAACGAGAGAAGTGACATACTGGTGAGCACTGTACCATCATCGGTGCAGCACGTGCATGTGTTGTTAGCTATAGGCTTGAGTCATGCTGgacaaaaggagagggaaaagcttTATTGCCTTACTCAGGCAAGGAATGTCCATGATTTCATTTGGTCTAATGGCATGagttaagaggaagaaaaacgggTGCAGAGACGTTCTAGCAACAGTGGATCATGGTTGTTTTAAAGTGAGTCTGTAGTGCTGGCTGGCAAATTCTGCTCTGTGAGAGTCCCGTTATTTTCAAAGCCGAGACAGTGTCTGCAAAAACTGAAAGGGTGAATTCTGtagttttagttactgctgatgGTAGCACTGCATCTTTGTGTTAAAAATCAAGTTGCTGATTCTTACTATTTTATATAGATGCCCAGATTTTTTGCTGGTAGCCTAAAAACCTAAACTGACAGCAGCAATGAAGCCCACCGAGCAATGACTGGGTCAACAGAAGGCGTAAGCGGACAAAATAAGTGCCCCATCGTAAATGGAGAcggtgtgtgttttggggggaggggcgggagaGGGCAAGTCACAAACCACAGCTCTTCTCTGTGTATACGTTTAAACTGAGTATCATCTTTTTGTGTATAGTTAAGTTCTCAGATTTGTAAGTTTTTATACATCATTTCATTGaataaaaactgaattaaatgGGATACAATTTATTGAGTTGAAGGTGAAAGGTTGTTGGTTTTCAATCTTCCTGAAAGAGCTCTTACTGAATCCGTTTAAAAGCCAAGCAATGTATTCTGTGTATCAGACTAAAACCATCATACAGATGAACAAATAGCTTACTAAAGCTTAAAACAGTGGATTTAGCACAAAGGGTCACTACGTATTCGTTTTTTCCAGTTTATTATAACATGACAATTATTGTAAAGTTTATTGTAAATGGTGTTGAGTTTATTATCTCTCTTGTATTAGAGTAATAGATCTAAAATCAATTGATTTTACTTCAAAGTATAAAAGTGTTTTGAGGTAAAGAAGTAACACCTTACAGAATTATTTTAGTGTTGcccattttaaaacttttttaggATCTCCATTTACCAatgtaatttctttaaatgtgttttttatttcatctcactTAGTCTGAAATGCTctcagagcaaggaaaaaaaaatctttcctaatTCAGGGTAATGTCGGCTTTTGAGGTAGCTGTGGTTTAGGGGATAGTCACAAGTTCATTTCCAAAATGACTACAGCTGCTAAAGGTGCTGCCATCTCAGCTATTAGTCACTGCTTAGTCAGATGCCCTTTTTTTTATAGAGCTCCAGCCCTACTCCAGTGCAGAGTACAACAGTTTAGCTCAACTCTTTAAGTGGCTGGTTGTATCAGAAGGGTACACATGGCCACACCATTTTTTGTGAGATGTTCAGCAGCTCCAGGTCCATCTctcacctctcctcctccactgcttggAGAACATGATGTTTGCTCAGTTACATGTTGAATGGGCTCAAGTGAACTGAttccactgaaaaacaaacagtcTTAAAACATGCTGTTTTTCTGTCAAATCTATTTTAGCTCTGCAGAGCGCTTCAGACAACTCACAGATTGTGCAAGGGCAGAAATGAGCAGGGAGGAGGCTTACTgaagccagtgctgctgctgggaacatCCAGGGTGAAGAGGATGGGAAGCGGTGGCTCCCACTTGGGCAGGTCCCTCATCTGGTGGGCAGCGTGG
The genomic region above belongs to Calonectris borealis chromosome 3, bCalBor7.hap1.2, whole genome shotgun sequence and contains:
- the ZBTB2 gene encoding zinc finger and BTB domain-containing protein 2 isoform X3, whose translation is MYTGKMAPQLIDPVRLEQGIKFLHAYPLIQEASLASQGTFSHPDQVFPLASSLYGIQIADHQIRHPSKVTSATDKLGREPRPQTSRMNQEQVSEGSQLSQLATTLPQVTRTNMSSSDPLPSSLSPELVSAAGNNSPAGEEANMEASSSDEQPASLTIAHVKPSIMKRNGSFPKYYACHLCGRRFNLRSSLREHLQIHTGVPFTSSQQGESNISLSLCNNTADKDAVEVPEAGMISDSELQQISDSPIIDGQQQSETPPPSDIADIDNLEQADQEREVKRRKYECSICGRKFIQKSHWREHMYIHTGKPFKCSTCDKSFCRANQAARHVCLNQSMDTYTMVDKQTLELCTFEEGSQMDNMLVQTNKPYKCNLCDKTFSTPNEVVKHSCQNQNSVFTLEEDRSILLGGGDTEATETDNAVLASIKKEQEAVLLD
- the ZBTB2 gene encoding zinc finger and BTB domain-containing protein 2 isoform X1, translating into MSTSRHTNRSLLLSPTTSRCCLFIKPGTTLPFCFVIHGLDVPRLHLLHQITPCPAWFLDRNAVETSECVRLKATDIQPDIFSYLLHLMYTGKMAPQLIDPVRLEQGIKFLHAYPLIQEASLASQGTFSHPDQVFPLASSLYGIQIADHQIRHPSKVTSATDKLGREPRPQTSRMNQEQVSEGSQLSQLATTLPQVTRTNMSSSDPLPSSLSPELVSAAGNNSPAGEEANMEASSSDEQPASLTIAHVKPSIMKRNGSFPKYYACHLCGRRFNLRSSLREHLQIHTGVPFTSSQQGESNISLSLCNNTADKDAVEVPEAGMISDSELQQISDSPIIDGQQQSETPPPSDIADIDNLEQADQEREVKRRKYECSICGRKFIQKSHWREHMYIHTGKPFKCSTCDKSFCRANQAARHVCLNQSMDTYTMVDKQTLELCTFEEGSQMDNMLVQTNKPYKCNLCDKTFSTPNEVVKHSCQNQNSVFTLEEDRSILLGGGDTEATETDNAVLASIKKEQEAVLLD
- the ZBTB2 gene encoding zinc finger and BTB domain-containing protein 2 isoform X2 — encoded protein: MDLANHGLILLQQLNAQREFGFLCDCTVAIGDVYFKAHKSVLASFSNYFKMLFVHQTSECVRLKATDIQPDIFSYLLHLMYTGKMAPQLIDPVRLEQGIKFLHAYPLIQEASLASQGTFSHPDQVFPLASSLYGIQIADHQIRHPSKVTSATDKLGREPRPQTSRMNQEQVSEGSQLSQLATTLPQVTRTNMSSSDPLPSSLSPELVSAAGNNSPAGEEANMEASSSDEQPASLTIAHVKPSIMKRNGSFPKYYACHLCGRRFNLRSSLREHLQIHTGVPFTSSQQGESNISLSLCNNTADKDAVEVPEAGMISDSELQQISDSPIIDGQQQSETPPPSDIADIDNLEQADQEREVKRRKYECSICGRKFIQKSHWREHMYIHTGKPFKCSTCDKSFCRANQAARHVCLNQSMDTYTMVDKQTLELCTFEEGSQMDNMLVQTNKPYKCNLCDKTFSTPNEVVKHSCQNQNSVFTLEEDRSILLGGGDTEATETDNAVLASIKKEQEAVLLD